The following proteins are co-located in the Pseudomonas sp. DY-1 genome:
- the murA gene encoding UDP-N-acetylglucosamine 1-carboxyvinyltransferase — protein MDKLIITGGQRLDGEIRISGAKNSALPILAATLLADTPVTVANLPHLHDITTMIELFGRMGVQPVIDEKLAVEVDASSIKTLVAPYELVKTMRASILVLGPMVARFGEAEVALPGGCAIGSRPVDLHIRGLEAMGAKIDVEGGYIKAKAPAGGLRGANFFFDTVSVTGTENIMMAAALANGRTVLQNAAREPEVVDLANCLIAMGAQIQGAGTDTITIDGVKRLGGARYNVMPDRIETGTYLVAAAATGGRVKLKDTDPTILEAVLQKLEEAGAHINTGNNWIELDMKGNRPKAVNVRTAPYPAFPTDMQAQFISMNAVAEGTGAVIETVFENRFMHVYEMNRMGAQILVEGNTAIVTGVPKLKGAPVMATDLRASASLVIAGLVAEGDTLIDRIYHIDRGYECIEEKLQLLGAKIRRVPG, from the coding sequence ATGGACAAACTGATTATTACCGGCGGTCAACGCCTCGATGGCGAGATCCGCATTTCCGGCGCCAAGAACTCTGCGTTGCCGATCCTGGCCGCTACCTTGCTGGCTGATACCCCAGTCACCGTAGCTAACCTTCCGCACCTGCACGACATCACCACCATGATCGAACTTTTCGGTCGCATGGGCGTGCAGCCAGTGATCGACGAGAAGCTGGCCGTTGAAGTCGACGCCAGCAGTATCAAGACCCTGGTCGCGCCCTACGAGCTGGTCAAGACCATGCGCGCTTCCATCCTGGTGCTTGGTCCGATGGTGGCTCGCTTTGGTGAAGCCGAAGTAGCGCTTCCCGGTGGCTGTGCCATTGGTTCGCGTCCGGTTGACCTTCACATCCGCGGCCTCGAGGCCATGGGCGCGAAGATCGACGTCGAGGGTGGTTACATCAAGGCCAAGGCTCCGGCCGGCGGCCTGCGTGGCGCCAACTTCTTCTTCGATACGGTCAGTGTGACCGGTACCGAGAACATCATGATGGCTGCAGCGCTGGCCAACGGCCGTACCGTTCTGCAGAACGCTGCCCGCGAGCCGGAAGTGGTTGACCTGGCCAACTGCCTGATCGCCATGGGCGCGCAGATCCAGGGTGCGGGTACCGACACCATCACCATCGACGGCGTGAAACGCCTTGGCGGTGCGCGCTACAACGTGATGCCCGACCGTATCGAAACGGGTACCTACCTGGTGGCAGCTGCCGCCACTGGTGGCCGCGTCAAGCTCAAGGACACTGATCCGACCATCCTCGAAGCCGTGCTCCAGAAGCTGGAAGAGGCCGGTGCACACATCAACACCGGCAACAACTGGATCGAGCTGGACATGAAGGGCAATCGCCCGAAAGCGGTCAACGTGCGCACTGCGCCGTACCCGGCGTTCCCCACCGACATGCAGGCCCAGTTCATCTCCATGAACGCCGTGGCCGAAGGCACCGGTGCGGTGATCGAGACCGTATTCGAAAACCGCTTCATGCACGTCTACGAAATGAATCGCATGGGCGCTCAGATCCTGGTGGAAGGCAACACCGCCATCGTTACCGGCGTGCCGAAGCTCAAGGGCGCACCGGTCATGGCGACCGACCTGCGCGCTTCCGCCAGCCTGGTGATTGCCGGTCTGGTGGCAGAGGGCGATACCCTGATCGACCGCATCTACCACATCGACCGTGGTTACGAGTGCATCGAAGAAAAACTGCAGTTGCTCGGCGCCAAGATTCGCCGCGTGCCGGGTTAG
- a CDS encoding BolA family protein, producing MQAVEVKSLLEAKLPGTQVEVEGEGCNFQLNLISDELAGLSPVKRQQQVYAHLNAWIADGSIHAVTMKFFSQADWAERS from the coding sequence ATGCAGGCCGTAGAAGTGAAAAGCCTCCTGGAGGCGAAACTGCCAGGTACCCAGGTGGAAGTTGAAGGGGAAGGCTGCAACTTCCAGTTGAACCTGATCAGCGACGAGCTGGCCGGCCTGAGCCCGGTGAAGCGTCAGCAACAGGTATACGCCCACCTGAACGCCTGGATCGCTGATGGCAGCATCCACGCTGTCACCATGAAATTCTTCAGCCAGGCCGATTGGGCCGAGCGTTCCTGA
- a CDS encoding lipid asymmetry maintenance protein MlaB, with the protein MSEARIEQAAPGELRLVGVLDYSTGPQLREDGRRLIQTSSTASVLLDCSAVEKTSSVGLALLLAFMRDSSASGKSLTVRGVPEDMRQIADVSGLTELLPLEA; encoded by the coding sequence ATGAGCGAGGCCCGTATCGAACAGGCCGCTCCGGGCGAGTTGCGCCTGGTTGGCGTGCTCGATTACAGCACCGGACCGCAACTGCGCGAAGACGGGAGGCGGCTGATCCAGACGAGCAGCACCGCCTCCGTGCTGCTGGACTGCTCCGCGGTAGAGAAGACCAGCAGTGTCGGCCTCGCGCTGCTGCTGGCTTTCATGCGCGATTCCAGCGCTTCCGGTAAGTCGTTAACGGTACGTGGAGTGCCAGAAGACATGCGGCAGATTGCCGACGTCTCCGGATTGACCGAGCTGCTGCCGCTGGAGGCTTGA
- a CDS encoding phospholipid-binding protein MlaC, whose product MINALRNGLLVLLAALPLLATAAPSARDVVQQTTDQLLADLRANKEQYRSDPNAFYEALNGILGPVVDADGISRSIMTVKYSRKATPEQMTRFQDNFKRSLIQFYGNALLEYDNQEIRVLPAKQEDPERTSVGMEVKDSKGTVYPVSYTMVNVNGQWMLRNVIINGINIGKLFRDQFADTMQRNGNDLDKTINGWAEVVAKAKQSEEAKQAGGQ is encoded by the coding sequence ATGATCAATGCCCTGCGTAACGGCCTGCTGGTCCTGCTGGCGGCCCTGCCTCTGCTGGCCACCGCTGCGCCGAGCGCGCGCGATGTGGTGCAGCAAACCACCGACCAGCTGCTGGCCGACCTGAGGGCCAATAAAGAGCAATATCGCAGCGACCCGAACGCGTTCTACGAGGCCCTGAACGGCATTCTTGGTCCAGTGGTGGATGCCGATGGCATCTCCCGCAGCATCATGACCGTGAAGTACTCGCGTAAGGCTACTCCTGAGCAGATGACGCGCTTCCAGGATAATTTCAAACGCAGCCTGATCCAGTTCTACGGCAATGCCCTGCTGGAGTACGACAACCAGGAAATTCGTGTACTGCCGGCCAAGCAGGAAGATCCTGAGCGCACCAGCGTCGGCATGGAGGTCAAAGACAGCAAAGGCACCGTCTACCCGGTTTCCTACACCATGGTGAACGTCAATGGGCAGTGGATGCTGCGCAACGTGATCATCAACGGCATCAACATCGGCAAGCTGTTCCGCGACCAGTTCGCCGACACCATGCAGCGCAATGGTAACGACCTCGACAAGACCATCAATGGTTGGGCCGAAGTGGTTGCCAAGGCCAAACAGTCTGAAGAAGCCAAGCAGGCGGGCGGTCAATGA
- the mlaD gene encoding outer membrane lipid asymmetry maintenance protein MlaD, which translates to MQIRTLEIGVGLFLLAGLLALLLLALRVSGLSYGVSDDTYKLYAHFDNIAGLTVRAKVTMAGVTIGKVTAIDLDRDSYTGRVTMEVEKRVDNLPADSTASILTAGLLGEKYIGISVGGDEELLKDGGTIRDTQSALVLEDLIGKFLLNSVNKESK; encoded by the coding sequence ATGCAAATCCGCACCTTGGAGATTGGTGTCGGCCTGTTCCTCCTGGCCGGTCTGTTGGCCTTGCTGCTGCTGGCTTTACGGGTCAGCGGCCTGTCCTACGGCGTCAGCGATGACACCTATAAGCTTTACGCGCATTTCGACAATATTGCCGGTTTGACTGTCAGAGCAAAGGTAACCATGGCCGGTGTCACCATCGGCAAGGTTACAGCGATCGATCTGGATCGCGACAGCTACACCGGCCGCGTCACGATGGAAGTCGAAAAGCGTGTGGACAACCTGCCTGCGGACTCCACCGCGTCCATCCTCACGGCCGGCCTGCTGGGTGAAAAGTACATTGGCATCAGCGTCGGCGGCGACGAGGAACTGCTCAAGGATGGCGGAACCATCCGTGACACCCAGTCGGCCCTGGTGTTGGAAGACCTGATCGGCAAGTTCCTGCTGAACTCGGTCAACAAAGAGAGCAAATGA
- the mlaE gene encoding lipid asymmetry maintenance ABC transporter permease subunit MlaE codes for MRKKSLLERVRLLGRSGLDVLEALGRSTLFLLHALFGRTGVGNGFQLLVKQLYAVGVMSLAIIVVSGVFIGMVLALQGYNILVDYGSEQAVGQMVALTLLRELGPVVTGLLFAGRAGSALTAEIGNMKSTEQLSSLEMIGVDPLKYIIAPRLWAGFISMPLLAMIFSVVGIWGGAMVAVDWLGVYEGSFWANMQNSVQFTEDVLNGVIKSVVFAFVVTWIAVFQGYDCEPTSEGISRATTKTVVYASLAVLGLDFILTALMFGDF; via the coding sequence ATGCGCAAGAAGTCCTTGCTCGAGCGCGTTCGCCTGCTCGGGCGTTCTGGTCTGGACGTGCTGGAAGCGCTTGGGCGCTCCACACTGTTCCTGTTGCATGCCCTGTTCGGCCGCACTGGCGTTGGCAATGGCTTTCAGTTGCTGGTCAAGCAGCTCTATGCCGTCGGCGTGATGTCGCTGGCGATCATCGTCGTTTCCGGCGTTTTCATCGGCATGGTGTTGGCCCTGCAGGGATACAACATCCTGGTCGACTACGGTTCAGAGCAGGCAGTCGGCCAGATGGTGGCGCTGACGCTGCTGCGTGAGCTTGGTCCAGTAGTGACCGGCCTGCTTTTCGCTGGTCGGGCTGGCTCCGCGCTGACCGCCGAGATCGGCAACATGAAATCCACCGAGCAGCTCTCAAGCCTGGAAATGATCGGCGTCGACCCGCTCAAGTACATCATCGCCCCCCGGCTCTGGGCCGGCTTTATCTCGATGCCGCTGCTGGCGATGATTTTCAGCGTCGTGGGCATCTGGGGTGGCGCCATGGTGGCCGTGGACTGGCTGGGCGTCTATGAGGGCTCTTTCTGGGCCAATATGCAGAACAGTGTGCAATTCACCGAGGATGTGCTGAACGGCGTGATCAAGAGCGTCGTATTCGCCTTCGTGGTGACCTGGATCGCCGTGTTCCAAGGGTATGACTGCGAGCCGACCTCGGAAGGGATCAGCCGCGCTACGACTAAAACCGTGGTCTATGCCTCGCTCGCCGTGCTGGGGCTGGACTTCATCCTGACCGCCTTGATGTTTGGAGATTTCTGA
- a CDS encoding ABC transporter ATP-binding protein translates to MSAENTYAVELKGVTFNRGARSIFQDVDIRIPRGKVTGIMGPSGCGKTTLLRLIAAQLKPASGEVWVNGQNLPKLSRADLFDMRKQFGVLFQSGALFTDLDVFENVAFPLRVHTKLPEEMIRDIVLLKLQAVGLRGAIELMPDELSGGMKRRVALARAIALDPQILMYDEPFVGQDPIAMGVLVRLIRLLNDALGITSIVVSHDLAETASIADYIYVVGDAQVLGQGTPDELMNSDNPRIRQFMKGIPDGPVPFHFPAPDYRKDLLGGR, encoded by the coding sequence ATGAGTGCCGAAAACACCTACGCCGTCGAGTTGAAGGGGGTTACCTTCAATCGTGGCGCGCGCAGCATTTTCCAAGACGTCGATATTCGTATCCCGCGCGGCAAGGTTACCGGCATCATGGGGCCTTCCGGCTGCGGCAAGACCACGCTACTGCGCCTGATTGCTGCCCAGCTCAAGCCCGCGAGTGGCGAAGTCTGGGTCAACGGTCAGAATCTGCCCAAGCTCTCCCGCGCCGACCTGTTCGACATGCGCAAGCAGTTTGGCGTGCTGTTCCAGAGCGGTGCGTTGTTCACCGATCTGGATGTCTTCGAGAACGTCGCGTTTCCTTTGCGGGTGCACACCAAGCTGCCTGAGGAAATGATTCGTGACATTGTCTTGCTGAAACTTCAGGCAGTTGGCCTGCGTGGCGCCATCGAACTGATGCCGGACGAGTTGTCTGGCGGCATGAAGCGGCGCGTGGCGCTGGCGCGCGCAATTGCGCTCGATCCTCAGATCCTGATGTATGACGAACCGTTCGTCGGTCAGGACCCCATTGCCATGGGGGTTCTGGTGCGCTTGATTCGCCTGCTTAACGATGCACTCGGTATCACCAGCATCGTGGTTTCCCACGATCTGGCGGAAACCGCCAGCATTGCTGACTACATCTATGTGGTGGGTGATGCGCAGGTGCTGGGGCAGGGAACTCCGGACGAGCTGATGAATTCCGATAACCCGCGTATCCGCCAGTTCATGAAAGGCATTCCGGATGGACCGGTGCCCTTCCATTTCCCGGCACCTGATTACCGCAAAGACTTGCTGGGGGGGCGCTGA
- a CDS encoding KpsF/GutQ family sugar-phosphate isomerase yields the protein MPMSQSSDLIKSAQRTIQLEREAIDALMPRIDADFVRACELILDCKGRVVVVGMGKSGHVGNKIAATLASTGTPSFFVHPAEASHGDMGMITREDVVLALSNSGSTAEIVTLLPLIKRLGITLISLTGNPDSPLAKAAAANLDARVGQEACPLNLAPTSSTTAALVLGDALAIALLEARGFTAEDFAFSHPGGALGRRLLLKVENIMHSGESLPSVARGTPLREALLEMTRKGLGMTAVVESDGHLAGIFTDGDLRRTLDKGVDVRQASIDDVMTVHGKTVRPDMLAAEALKIMDDHKINVLVVVDEDDRPIGALHIHDMTRAGVI from the coding sequence ATGCCCATGAGCCAATCCAGCGATCTCATCAAGTCCGCACAACGCACTATCCAGCTCGAACGCGAGGCGATCGACGCCCTTATGCCACGCATCGACGCAGATTTCGTTCGCGCCTGCGAACTCATCCTGGATTGCAAGGGACGCGTAGTGGTGGTGGGTATGGGCAAGTCCGGACATGTCGGGAACAAGATTGCTGCCACCCTGGCCAGCACCGGCACCCCATCCTTCTTTGTTCACCCGGCCGAGGCCAGCCATGGCGACATGGGCATGATCACCCGTGAAGACGTGGTCCTGGCGCTCTCCAATTCCGGCTCGACTGCCGAAATCGTCACGCTGCTGCCGCTGATCAAGCGCCTGGGAATCACCCTGATCAGCCTCACTGGCAATCCGGACTCGCCCCTGGCCAAAGCCGCAGCTGCGAATCTGGATGCTCGAGTAGGCCAGGAAGCCTGCCCACTAAACCTGGCTCCCACATCGTCCACCACTGCGGCGCTGGTCCTGGGTGACGCTCTGGCCATCGCCCTGTTGGAAGCTCGTGGTTTCACCGCCGAAGACTTCGCCTTCTCTCATCCGGGCGGCGCGCTTGGCCGTCGCCTCCTGCTCAAGGTGGAGAACATCATGCACAGCGGCGAAAGCCTGCCCAGCGTCGCCCGCGGTACGCCGCTGCGCGAAGCCCTGCTGGAAATGACACGCAAGGGCCTGGGCATGACCGCGGTGGTGGAAAGTGACGGCCACCTCGCCGGCATATTCACCGACGGCGACCTGCGCCGCACTTTGGACAAAGGTGTCGATGTGCGCCAGGCCAGCATCGACGACGTCATGACGGTGCACGGCAAGACCGTACGCCCCGACATGCTTGCAGCTGAAGCGCTGAAGATCATGGACGACCACAAGATCAACGTGCTGGTTGTGGTCGATGAAGACGACCGCCCCATCGGCGCCCTGCATATCCATGACATGACCCGCGCCGGAGTGATCTGA
- a CDS encoding HAD family hydrolase, translating into MSNELLTRAKAVRLAVFDVDGVLTDGRLYFLPGGGEFKTFNTLDGQGIKMLMNAGVRTAIISGRQSEVVERRAQNLGIQHLFQGREDKLAVLDGLLAELGLNYDQVAYLGDDLPDLPVIRRVGLGMAVANADAFVRQHAHGITQARGGEGAAREFCELILRAQGSLEAAQAAYL; encoded by the coding sequence ATGAGCAATGAACTCCTCACTCGTGCCAAGGCCGTTCGCCTGGCCGTGTTCGACGTGGACGGCGTGCTGACCGACGGCCGCCTCTACTTCCTACCCGGCGGCGGAGAATTCAAGACCTTCAACACCCTCGACGGCCAAGGCATCAAGATGCTGATGAATGCTGGCGTGCGCACTGCCATCATCAGCGGCCGCCAGTCGGAGGTTGTCGAGCGTCGCGCACAGAACCTCGGCATACAGCATCTGTTCCAGGGGCGCGAAGACAAACTGGCTGTCCTCGACGGCCTGCTCGCGGAACTGGGGTTGAATTATGATCAGGTCGCCTACCTCGGTGACGACCTTCCCGACCTACCGGTGATTCGCCGTGTCGGCCTGGGCATGGCCGTGGCCAACGCCGATGCTTTCGTCCGCCAGCATGCCCATGGCATCACCCAGGCACGTGGCGGCGAAGGCGCAGCCCGTGAGTTCTGCGAACTCATACTGCGCGCCCAGGGCAGCCTGGAAGCGGCGCAAGCTGCTTATCTCTGA
- the lptC gene encoding LPS export ABC transporter periplasmic protein LptC: MPKNIRLALILTPIAALLIALGYWNIRPESFMDRTAATGNDNAIDFYVENGKSTQFQEDGKLHYEMTATHLEHIKATDVTLLTNPDLLLHRGTAYPWHVQSERGEVGPEGKQVELIDKVRVARTDGKGRPTILTTSRLTVFPDEEYAQTQQAVRIDAANGVTTAQGMKAYLNDSRMILQSNVRGQHEVR, translated from the coding sequence ATGCCAAAGAACATCCGCCTTGCGCTGATCCTGACCCCGATCGCGGCGCTACTCATCGCTCTGGGGTACTGGAATATCCGTCCCGAAAGCTTCATGGACCGGACAGCAGCCACAGGCAACGACAACGCCATCGATTTCTACGTGGAAAATGGCAAGAGCACCCAGTTCCAGGAAGATGGCAAGCTCCACTACGAAATGACCGCGACCCACCTCGAACATATAAAGGCCACTGATGTCACACTGCTGACCAATCCGGACCTGCTCCTGCATCGCGGCACCGCATACCCCTGGCACGTACAAAGCGAGCGAGGCGAAGTCGGCCCTGAAGGCAAGCAGGTCGAACTGATCGACAAGGTCCGGGTGGCGCGCACCGACGGCAAGGGGCGCCCGACCATCCTGACCACTAGCCGCCTGACCGTGTTCCCTGACGAGGAATATGCGCAGACCCAGCAAGCCGTTAGAATCGACGCGGCCAATGGGGTGACCACGGCACAAGGAATGAAAGCGTACTTGAATGACAGCAGGATGATCCTGCAGTCCAACGTAAGAGGCCAGCATGAGGTTCGTTAA
- the lptA gene encoding lipopolysaccharide transport periplasmic protein LptA, with protein sequence MRFVKTLPLLLSLGTALGSAAAWALPTDRDQPIRVQADSAELDDKQGVAVYRGNVVITQGTLKITGDTVTITQDANGDVEVFTSVGKPAYYEQKPAVDKEIVKAYGLTIQYFAANERIILLDQAKVVQEGNTFEGEKIVYDTQRQIVNAGRATGNNVTTPRPRIDMVIQPKKKEQKAQ encoded by the coding sequence ATGAGGTTCGTTAAAACCCTCCCCCTGTTGCTCAGCCTGGGTACCGCACTCGGAAGTGCTGCCGCCTGGGCCCTGCCCACGGACCGCGATCAACCGATTCGCGTCCAGGCCGACAGCGCCGAGCTCGATGACAAGCAGGGCGTCGCGGTCTACCGCGGCAACGTCGTGATCACCCAGGGAACCCTGAAGATCACCGGCGATACCGTCACCATTACCCAGGACGCGAATGGCGATGTCGAGGTCTTCACCTCGGTCGGCAAGCCCGCTTACTACGAACAGAAGCCTGCGGTGGACAAGGAAATAGTCAAGGCCTATGGCCTGACCATCCAGTACTTCGCGGCCAACGAGCGCATCATTCTGCTCGACCAGGCCAAGGTGGTTCAGGAAGGCAACACCTTCGAAGGCGAGAAGATCGTCTATGACACCCAGCGCCAGATCGTCAACGCAGGCCGCGCTACCGGCAATAACGTGACCACTCCGCGTCCGCGAATCGACATGGTCATCCAGCCGAAGAAGAAAGAGCAGAAAGCACAGTAA
- the lptB gene encoding LPS export ABC transporter ATP-binding protein, with the protein MATLKAQHLAKSYKSRQVVRDVSLSIDSGQIVGLLGPNGAGKTTCFYMIVGLVQADQGRVLIDQQDVTHQPMHGRARAGIGYLPQEASIFRKLSVADNIMAILETRKDLDRATRRKELESLLQEFHISHIRDSLGMSLSGGERRRVEIARALATSPKFILLDEPFAGVDPISVGDIKQIIHHLKAKGIGVLITDHNVRETLDICETAYIVSDGQLIAEGSAEAILANQLVKEVYLGHEFRL; encoded by the coding sequence ATGGCGACTCTCAAAGCCCAGCATCTGGCCAAGAGCTACAAGAGCCGCCAGGTGGTCCGCGATGTCAGCCTGTCGATCGACAGCGGACAAATCGTTGGCCTTCTCGGCCCCAACGGTGCCGGCAAGACCACCTGCTTCTACATGATTGTCGGCTTGGTTCAGGCCGACCAGGGCCGCGTCCTGATCGACCAGCAGGACGTCACCCATCAGCCCATGCATGGCCGCGCCCGTGCGGGCATCGGCTACCTGCCGCAGGAAGCCTCGATCTTCCGCAAGCTCAGCGTGGCGGACAACATCATGGCGATCCTCGAGACCCGCAAGGACCTCGACCGCGCCACGCGCCGCAAGGAGCTGGAAAGCCTGCTGCAGGAGTTCCACATCAGCCACATTCGCGACAGTCTCGGCATGAGCCTGTCAGGCGGTGAGCGCCGTCGGGTGGAAATCGCCCGGGCGCTGGCTACCTCCCCGAAATTCATCCTGCTGGACGAACCGTTCGCCGGCGTGGACCCGATTTCCGTGGGCGATATCAAGCAGATAATCCATCATCTCAAGGCCAAGGGAATCGGTGTGCTCATCACCGACCACAACGTCCGTGAAACGCTGGACATCTGCGAGACCGCCTACATTGTCAGTGACGGACAACTGATTGCCGAGGGTAGTGCGGAAGCCATCCTGGCCAACCAGCTGGTGAAGGAAGTCTATCTGGGCCACGAGTTCCGCCTGTAG
- a CDS encoding RNA polymerase factor sigma-54, with the protein MKPSLVLKMGQQLTMTPQLQQAIRLLQLSTLDLQQEIQEALESNPMLERQEDGDDFDTSDPMAEGDQLPNTSSQEASFQESSVETNAEAMEDGEWHERIPSELPVDTAWEDVYQTSASSLPSNDDDEWDFTSRTSVGESLQSHLLWQLNLAPMSDTDRLIGVTLIDCINNDGYLEETLAEIVEAFDPELGIELDEVEVVLHRIQQFEPAGIGARDLRECLILQLRQLPPGTPWLTEAQRLAGDFLDLLGSRDYSQLMRRMKVKEDELRQIIELIQALNPRPGSQIEASEPEYVVPDVIVRKHNERWLVELNQEAVPRLRVNPHYAGFVRRADSSADNTFMRNQLQEARWFIKSLQSRNETLMKVATQIVEHQRGFLEYGEEAMKPLVLHDIAEAVGMHESTISRVTTQKYMHTPRGIYELKYFFSSHVSTSEGGECSSTAIRAIIKKLVAAENPKKPLSDSKIAGLLEAQGIQVARRTVAKYRESLGIAPSSERKRLM; encoded by the coding sequence ATGAAACCATCGCTAGTCCTTAAGATGGGCCAGCAGCTGACGATGACCCCTCAGCTGCAACAGGCCATCCGCCTACTCCAACTCTCCACCCTGGACCTCCAGCAGGAGATCCAGGAAGCACTGGAGTCCAATCCCATGCTTGAGCGGCAGGAGGATGGCGACGATTTCGACACCTCCGACCCGATGGCCGAAGGCGACCAACTGCCTAACACGAGTAGCCAGGAAGCCAGCTTCCAGGAGTCCAGCGTCGAAACCAATGCCGAAGCCATGGAAGATGGCGAATGGCACGAACGCATTCCCAGCGAACTCCCTGTCGATACGGCCTGGGAAGATGTCTACCAGACCAGCGCCAGCAGCCTGCCGAGCAACGATGACGACGAGTGGGATTTCACCTCGCGCACCTCGGTCGGTGAAAGCCTGCAGAGCCACCTGCTCTGGCAGCTGAACCTGGCCCCCATGTCAGACACCGACCGCCTGATTGGTGTCACCCTCATCGACTGCATCAATAACGACGGTTACCTCGAAGAGACGCTGGCAGAGATAGTCGAGGCCTTCGACCCCGAGCTCGGTATCGAGCTGGACGAAGTCGAAGTCGTCCTTCATCGCATCCAACAGTTCGAGCCCGCAGGCATCGGTGCCCGCGACCTGCGCGAATGCCTGATCCTGCAACTTCGCCAGCTGCCTCCGGGCACCCCGTGGCTGACCGAGGCCCAACGTCTGGCTGGTGACTTCCTAGACCTGCTCGGCAGCCGTGACTACAGCCAGTTGATGCGGCGCATGAAGGTCAAGGAAGACGAACTGCGCCAGATCATCGAACTGATTCAGGCCCTGAATCCACGTCCCGGCTCGCAGATCGAAGCCAGCGAACCCGAGTACGTCGTACCCGACGTGATCGTCCGCAAGCACAACGAACGCTGGCTGGTTGAGCTAAACCAGGAAGCCGTACCGCGCCTGCGGGTCAATCCGCACTACGCGGGTTTCGTTCGTCGCGCCGATTCCAGCGCCGACAACACCTTCATGCGCAATCAGCTTCAGGAGGCTCGCTGGTTCATCAAGAGCCTGCAGAGCCGAAACGAGACTCTGATGAAGGTCGCCACCCAGATCGTCGAGCACCAGCGCGGCTTCCTGGAGTATGGCGAAGAGGCGATGAAACCCCTGGTCCTGCATGACATCGCCGAAGCCGTAGGTATGCACGAGTCCACAATCTCGCGCGTGACTACCCAGAAATACATGCACACTCCCCGCGGAATCTACGAGCTGAAGTACTTTTTCTCCAGCCACGTAAGCACCTCGGAAGGCGGTGAATGTTCGTCTACCGCGATCCGCGCAATCATCAAGAAACTGGTCGCAGCGGAAAATCCGAAAAAGCCGTTGAGCGACAGCAAGATCGCTGGTTTACTGGAGGCACAGGGCATTCAAGTGGCCCGTCGCACAGTAGCCAAGTATCGCGAATCCCTTGGGATAGCGCCTTCCAGCGAGCGGAAGCGACTGATGTGA
- the hpf gene encoding ribosome hibernation-promoting factor, HPF/YfiA family, with product MQVNISGHQLDVTDALRDYVGEKLGRLERHFDKITNVQVIMEVEKLKQKIEATLHIAGGEVVANAEHEDMYAAIDLLTDKLDRQLIKHKEKQLNRQQGATAR from the coding sequence ATGCAAGTCAACATCAGTGGACATCAACTGGATGTGACCGACGCCCTGCGCGATTATGTCGGCGAGAAACTTGGCCGGCTCGAGCGCCACTTCGACAAGATCACCAATGTGCAAGTCATCATGGAGGTCGAGAAACTGAAACAAAAGATCGAAGCCACCTTGCACATCGCCGGCGGGGAGGTCGTGGCCAATGCGGAACATGAAGACATGTACGCCGCCATCGATCTGCTCACCGACAAACTTGACCGCCAACTGATCAAACACAAGGAAAAGCAGTTGAATCGCCAGCAGGGCGCTACGGCCCGCTGA
- the ptsN gene encoding PTS IIA-like nitrogen regulatory protein PtsN, with amino-acid sequence MIRLEQILTPGRSLVNVPGGSKKRVLEQIAKLVSRDLPDLDNQDIFESLVAREKLGSTGFGNGIAIPHCRLIGCIAPISAVLRLDAPVDFDAIDGAPVDLLFVLLVPEAATDEHLELLRQIASMLDRSDVRERLRQAPDSTSLYQVVVDVQSGR; translated from the coding sequence ATGATTCGACTCGAGCAAATCCTGACCCCCGGCCGTTCCCTGGTGAACGTGCCGGGCGGCAGCAAAAAGCGTGTACTGGAACAGATTGCCAAGCTGGTTTCCCGTGACCTCCCCGACCTCGATAACCAGGATATTTTCGAAAGCCTGGTAGCCCGGGAGAAGCTCGGTTCCACCGGTTTCGGCAACGGCATCGCCATTCCCCACTGTCGCCTCATCGGCTGCATCGCGCCCATAAGCGCCGTGCTGCGCCTTGACGCGCCAGTTGATTTCGACGCCATCGACGGTGCTCCGGTTGACCTGCTGTTTGTCCTGCTGGTCCCGGAAGCTGCCACCGATGAGCACCTTGAATTGCTCCGACAGATAGCCAGCATGCTTGACCGCAGCGATGTGCGCGAGCGTCTGCGCCAGGCTCCCGACAGCACCAGCCTCTACCAGGTAGTGGTGGACGTGCAGAGCGGACGCTAG